In Acidimicrobiales bacterium, the genomic stretch CCAGGGCAACGACTCAGCGACATCGTCGACAAGACGCAGGGCTCGCAGGCCTGGAACTCGATCTTCCGGCCCGGTTCGGTCTTCCGCAAGGGCTACACCGACAGCCCCCGGAACCGTTCCTACGTGATCATGAACAGCGTGCTGTACCACCTGCACCCGGTGAAGGTGAAGCGCCACGCGGTGAAGGTCAGCTACACGCTCTGCCTCGGCGGGCTCAGCTTCTTCCTCTTCATCCTGCTCACGGTGACGGGCATCTTCCTTATGTTCTTCTACCGGCCCACCGCCGCGCAGGCGTGGAACGACATCTACGCCCTGCAGACCTCGGTGACCTTCGGCCTGCTGGTGCGCAACATGCACCGATGGGCGGCCCACCTCATGGTGCTGTCCGTCTTCCTGCACATGGCCCGGGTCTTCTACCACGGGGCCTACAAGCCGCCCCGGGAGTTCAACTGGGTCATCGGCGTCATCCTGCTCACCCTCACCCTGCTGCTGTCGTTCACCGGCTATCTGCTGCCGTGGGACCAGCTGGCCCTGTGGGCGGTGACCGTGGGGACGAACATGATGGGCTACACCCCCGTCTTCGGCGACCAAGTGCGCTTCGTCCTCCTCGGGGGACGCGAGATCGGCACCGACACGCTGTTGAGGTGGTACGTCCTCCACGTGCTCTTCGTGCCCTTCGTGACCGTGATCTTCCTTGCCATCCACTTCTGGAGGGTGCGCAAGGACGGCGGCATCTCCGGGCCGTTGTGATCGGAAAGGACCGGACATGACCGAGATCCCCGAACACCTCCGCAAGCGGGCCGAGGCCGCCCGCGCCAAGGCTGCCGAGCAGGCCGCGGCGCCCGCCGACGACGCCGGCGCGACCGCCGAGGCTCCTGCCGAGGCCGCCGCGCCGAGCGGCGAGGCCAGCAAGATCCCCGCCCACCTCCTCGAGCGTTCCAAGTCGGCCAAGTCGAAGAAGGCCGGCGCCGAGGTCGCAGCGGCCCCCGCCGCGGGTGGTGGCGTGGCCACGGCCGTCGCCGAAGCGGCGCCGCCGCCGATGGCCACCGGCCCCGGCGGTCACACCCAGCGCCTCCTCAC encodes the following:
- a CDS encoding cytochrome b N-terminal domain-containing protein — encoded protein: MAKTMESPGDKKTPGQRLSDIVDKTQGSQAWNSIFRPGSVFRKGYTDSPRNRSYVIMNSVLYHLHPVKVKRHAVKVSYTLCLGGLSFFLFILLTVTGIFLMFFYRPTAAQAWNDIYALQTSVTFGLLVRNMHRWAAHLMVLSVFLHMARVFYHGAYKPPREFNWVIGVILLTLTLLLSFTGYLLPWDQLALWAVTVGTNMMGYTPVFGDQVRFVLLGGREIGTDTLLRWYVLHVLFVPFVTVIFLAIHFWRVRKDGGISGPL